The Methylomagnum ishizawai genome has a window encoding:
- a CDS encoding DUF2062 domain-containing protein: MPKKLLKRYLPDPKKIKEIKALEFLGDKLHSPNLWHLNRHSVARAFAIGFWAMYTPPLPWQQVIAAVLAIYFNANLPIAVALVWITNPLTWLPMYYLAYKVGTLAMGMDSFGFDQFSELFSIEKVLELGAPFLLGCFILMNLGGVLGYFGVQCLWRRSVRHQLELRKFRDAELNTRIMVSESYATYLKFLEHRYNSRRKGGE, encoded by the coding sequence ATGCCCAAGAAGCTTTTGAAACGCTATTTGCCGGACCCTAAAAAAATAAAAGAAATCAAGGCCTTGGAATTCCTGGGGGATAAGCTGCATTCGCCCAACCTCTGGCATTTGAACCGCCATTCCGTGGCCCGCGCCTTCGCCATCGGTTTTTGGGCGATGTATACCCCGCCCTTGCCCTGGCAGCAGGTCATCGCCGCCGTGCTGGCCATCTATTTCAATGCCAACCTGCCCATCGCCGTGGCCCTGGTCTGGATCACCAATCCCCTGACTTGGTTGCCCATGTATTATTTGGCCTATAAGGTGGGGACGCTGGCCATGGGGATGGATTCCTTCGGCTTCGATCAATTCTCCGAGTTGTTCAGCATCGAGAAGGTCTTGGAATTGGGGGCCCCGTTCTTGCTGGGTTGCTTCATCCTGATGAACCTCGGCGGGGTGCTGGGTTATTTCGGTGTCCAATGTCTATGGCGGCGCTCGGTGCGGCATCAGTTGGAACTGCGGAAATTCCGCGACGCCGAATTGAACACCCGCATCATGGTGAGCGAATCCTACGCCACCTATCTGAAGTTCTTGGAGCATCGCTATAACAGCCGTAGAAAGGGTGGGGAGTAG